AGCAGGCTGGCGTATAACCATAATTTGAGGATACATGTATGCTCCGAACAGCTTACTTTAAGACAATAGCCGTTCTAGTTACCGCAATTCTGAGTTTTGCGATTGCTTTCCAAGCTCACGCGTTTACGAAGGGTGCGGATGTCAGTTGGCTAACCGAAATGGAGGCCAATGGTTACCGCTTTTACGACGATAACGGCACTGAACGCGATCTCTTTGAGATTCTAAAAGAACACGGTATGGACTCCATTCGTCTGCGGGTTTGGGTTAACCCAAACGGAGGCTGGAGCGGGATAAGCGATACCATTGCCAAAGCTCAGCGCGCCAAGGCTGCGGGAATGCGTATTTTAATCGACTTCCACTACAGCGACTCTTGGGCCGATCCAGGGCAGCAGACTAAGCCAGCGGCTTGGGCGAATTTGTCTATGGAAGATCTAATGTCACAAGTATGGTGGCATACACGCGATTCGCTTACGGCCATTAAAAACGCCGGTATTACCCCAGAGTGGGTACAGGTGGGTAATGAAACTAACAACGGCATGCTTTGGGACGATGGCCGGGCGTCGGTCAACATGCAAAATTACGCCTGGCTCACTAACAGCGGCTATGAGGCGGTAAAAGAGGTGTTCCCTAATGCTCAGGTTGTGGTGCACTTAGCGAACTGCCACGACAACGCCAACTTCCGTTGGATATTTGATGGCTTGACCAATAATGGTGGCAAATTCGATATTATTGGCGCTTCCTCGTACCCCATGCATTCTGGCCTAGATTGGCAAACAGCAAACAATAATTGCCTATCAAACCTCAACGATATGGTGTCGCGCTACGACCGTGACGTTATGGTTGTCGAGCTGGGTGTTCCCTGGGATCAGCCCGATGCACAAGACGTTGTTGCCGACGTTATCAGTAAAGTTCGTGCCGTAAATAATGGTCGTGGTCTGGGGGTGTTTTATTGGGAGCCTCAGGGGCAAAACTTTAGTGGTTATACCCTGGGCACCTGGAACCCCAACACCGGTCGCCCAACAGCGGCGCTGGATGCATTTCTTGAAGGTGCCAGTGGCGGTGGTGGCTCAGATTCCTCAGGCGGCACTGGCCTAAGTGAAGGCCGATACGCGATTATCTCTCGATTCAGCGGTAAAGCCCTTGAT
The Teredinibacter franksiae DNA segment above includes these coding regions:
- a CDS encoding glycosyl hydrolase 53 family protein codes for the protein MLRTAYFKTIAVLVTAILSFAIAFQAHAFTKGADVSWLTEMEANGYRFYDDNGTERDLFEILKEHGMDSIRLRVWVNPNGGWSGISDTIAKAQRAKAAGMRILIDFHYSDSWADPGQQTKPAAWANLSMEDLMSQVWWHTRDSLTAIKNAGITPEWVQVGNETNNGMLWDDGRASVNMQNYAWLTNSGYEAVKEVFPNAQVVVHLANCHDNANFRWIFDGLTNNGGKFDIIGASSYPMHSGLDWQTANNNCLSNLNDMVSRYDRDVMVVELGVPWDQPDAQDVVADVISKVRAVNNGRGLGVFYWEPQGQNFSGYTLGTWNPNTGRPTAALDAFLEGASGGGGSDSSGGTGLSEGRYAIISRFSGKALDVEGNSTSDGANLVQWSYGGGANQQFDIASLGDGTFSIRPAHSGKSLDVYGFSTENGGDIRQWSYLNGVNQRWRIEAVEDGYYKIVSVHSGKALDVYAWDSNNGANIAQWDDLGGTNQQWQFRRID